One Deltaproteobacteria bacterium DNA window includes the following coding sequences:
- the gspG gene encoding type II secretion system major pseudopilin GspG, which translates to MKKKMLSEKGMTLIEIMVVVTILGMIATIVTVNVLGRLDQAKVTAAKTQMKSLETGLDEFRRDNGFYPSTEQGMKALIEKPSVGRIPNSYPRDGYLKGNAVPKDPWGCDFIYYSPGLHGNRYEMTSLGADCQEGGEDTDEDINSWEIGVTKEK; encoded by the coding sequence ATGAAGAAAAAGATGCTGAGCGAGAAAGGGATGACCTTGATTGAAATCATGGTTGTCGTGACCATTCTGGGCATGATCGCGACAATCGTGACCGTCAACGTCTTGGGACGATTGGATCAGGCGAAGGTGACCGCGGCAAAGACGCAGATGAAAAGTCTCGAGACGGGACTTGATGAATTTCGTCGTGACAATGGATTTTACCCCTCAACAGAGCAGGGGATGAAGGCGCTTATTGAAAAACCGTCTGTCGGGAGGATCCCCAACTCTTATCCGCGTGATGGTTACCTGAAGGGGAACGCGGTTCCAAAGGATCCCTGGGGTTGTGATTTTATCTACTATAGTCCCGGTCTCCATGGAAACCGTTATGAAATGACTTCTCTGGGTGCTGACTGCCAGGAAGGGGGAGAGGATACGGATGAGGATATTAATTCCTGGGAGATTGGCGTCACTAAGGAAAAATAG
- the gspE gene encoding type II secretion system ATPase GspE produces MEDRSLGAILLENTSLTQQQLEEALAYQREKSVKLGDALVQLKYLRNEDILKALSIQLGIPYLTRIEPESISPELMSVVPLNYAKKNEVIPIKKEDRTMIVAMSDPLNHYIVDDLRVLYGAPIRTVIASSYEIVSAINSVYNRMSDMGAKGAGQLEEENLDTIGQELEEVQDLLDSADEAPIIRLVNSLIFRAVKQKASDIHIEPFEKDLIVRFRVDGTLYDIMHPPKKAQAAITSRIKVMANLNIAEKRLPQDGRIRLKIAGKDIDLRVSTVPTAVGESIVLRLLDRSSVVLDIEKLGINPQIQKRINELLDMSHGIVLVTGPTGSGKTTTLYGCLTKINKPDLKIITVEDPVEYQIEGINQIPVNPKINLTFASGLRAILRQDPDVVLVGEIRDKETAEIAVQAALTGHLVFSTLHTNDSVSSITRLLDMGVEPFLVSSSVIAILAQRLMRTVCRDCAKKYNPDEEELRRLNLRREDLKGRQLYRAVGCPNCMQTGYSGRSGIHELLLIDEELRSLVMKNCDATTLKRAAMRKGMVTLREDALQRAMKGQTTLEEVLLVTQEDVLRERLEQPLEPSAEQNVSESPVS; encoded by the coding sequence GCGCTCTCGATCCAATTGGGAATCCCCTATCTGACGCGCATCGAACCTGAGTCTATTTCGCCGGAACTTATGAGCGTCGTCCCGCTCAACTACGCGAAGAAAAATGAGGTGATTCCGATCAAAAAGGAAGACAGGACCATGATCGTCGCGATGTCGGATCCCCTGAATCATTATATTGTGGATGATCTACGTGTTCTTTACGGGGCACCGATTCGGACTGTTATTGCCAGCTCCTATGAGATCGTTTCTGCAATTAATTCTGTGTATAACCGCATGAGCGACATGGGGGCGAAGGGGGCTGGACAGCTCGAGGAGGAGAATCTGGATACGATTGGCCAGGAATTGGAGGAGGTTCAGGATTTGCTGGATTCCGCGGATGAGGCCCCGATTATCCGCCTTGTGAACTCTCTGATCTTTCGTGCGGTGAAACAGAAGGCCTCTGATATTCATATCGAACCGTTTGAGAAGGATCTGATTGTGAGGTTCCGTGTCGATGGGACCCTGTATGATATTATGCATCCTCCGAAGAAGGCCCAGGCGGCGATTACCTCCAGAATCAAGGTCATGGCCAACTTAAATATTGCAGAAAAACGTCTTCCCCAGGATGGCCGCATTCGTCTGAAAATTGCCGGAAAAGATATCGATCTTCGTGTGTCGACAGTCCCGACGGCGGTCGGTGAATCGATCGTCCTTCGTCTGCTCGATAGGAGCAGCGTCGTTCTGGACATCGAAAAATTGGGGATCAATCCCCAGATACAAAAGAGGATCAATGAACTGCTCGACATGAGTCATGGAATTGTCCTTGTGACGGGGCCGACCGGAAGCGGCAAGACGACGACGCTCTATGGGTGTCTGACCAAGATTAATAAACCGGACCTCAAGATTATTACGGTGGAAGATCCGGTGGAATACCAGATCGAAGGGATCAATCAGATTCCGGTCAATCCCAAGATTAACCTGACCTTCGCCTCCGGCCTGCGGGCGATCCTTCGTCAGGATCCCGATGTGGTGCTGGTGGGAGAGATTCGTGATAAGGAAACCGCCGAGATTGCTGTCCAGGCGGCGCTGACAGGTCACCTCGTCTTCTCAACTTTGCATACCAATGACTCCGTTTCTTCGATTACGCGTCTTCTCGATATGGGGGTGGAACCTTTTCTGGTCTCCTCCTCCGTCATTGCCATCCTGGCCCAAAGACTGATGCGGACTGTTTGTCGGGATTGCGCCAAGAAATACAACCCTGACGAAGAGGAGCTCCGACGTCTGAATTTAAGACGCGAGGATCTGAAAGGACGCCAGCTCTATCGAGCGGTCGGTTGTCCCAACTGCATGCAGACCGGTTATTCAGGTCGTAGCGGTATTCATGAGCTTCTCCTGATCGATGAAGAGCTTCGTTCCCTTGTGATGAAGAATTGTGATGCGACCACGCTGAAGAGGGCTGCGATGAGGAAGGGAATGGTCACCCTGAGAGAGGATGCGCTTCAGAGGGCGATGAAGGGACAGACCACCCTCGAAGAGGTTTTGCTTGTGACGCAGGAAGATGTCTTGCGAGAGCGGCTGGAGCAGCCTCTTGAGCCATCTGCCGAACAAAATGTTTCCGAGTCACCGGTGAGCTGA
- the gspF gene encoding type II secretion system inner membrane protein GspF produces the protein MPVYAYKGLNTQGKAASGVMDAESEKAARLKLRKIGVYPTHIGLEGARSSKGLSLGGDVDFAKYFQRIKLQDLAALTRQLSTLVSAHIPLVDALAALSEQTANLKLRGIMGSVKEAVVQGSRLSEALGQHPKVFSGLFIHMIAAGEASGALEVVLERLADLMESQAKLRAKILGALMYPLIMALVGTGLMAFLIVYVVPKVTKIFEDVNATLPLPTRLLIGLSHLIGNYWYLLLILAGGIFYGLRRFLRTPKGKDLYDRLVLKLPIFGKLFRMVEISRFTRTLATLMSSGVNLLNGLDIVKKIVQNTLLVQAIEETRIAVREGEPVAEPLRRSGQFPPIVIHMIAVGEKTGELEAMLNRIAQNFDQQIDNLVGTLTTLLEPLMILIMGGAVSFIVMSILLPILQLNQLGA, from the coding sequence ATGCCTGTTTATGCATACAAGGGGTTAAACACTCAGGGCAAGGCGGCTTCAGGCGTTATGGATGCCGAGTCCGAGAAGGCAGCACGACTGAAGCTCAGAAAGATCGGTGTTTATCCCACTCATATTGGATTGGAGGGGGCTCGCTCTTCAAAAGGTTTAAGCCTGGGTGGGGATGTCGATTTCGCAAAGTATTTTCAGAGAATCAAACTTCAGGATCTCGCGGCCCTGACCCGGCAGCTGTCAACCCTCGTCTCGGCGCATATCCCTTTGGTGGATGCCCTGGCCGCCTTGTCAGAACAGACGGCGAATCTGAAGCTCCGGGGAATCATGGGGTCGGTCAAGGAGGCAGTGGTTCAGGGCTCCAGACTCTCTGAGGCGTTAGGTCAACACCCGAAAGTTTTTTCCGGTCTTTTTATCCATATGATTGCGGCGGGTGAGGCCTCCGGGGCGCTTGAGGTTGTGCTGGAGAGGCTGGCCGATCTGATGGAGAGTCAGGCAAAATTGCGGGCGAAGATCCTTGGGGCCCTCATGTATCCTCTGATTATGGCGCTTGTTGGGACAGGACTCATGGCGTTCCTCATTGTTTATGTTGTCCCGAAGGTCACGAAGATCTTTGAGGATGTGAATGCAACGCTTCCCCTCCCGACACGCCTGTTGATCGGTCTCTCCCATCTGATCGGAAATTATTGGTACCTCCTGCTGATCCTGGCTGGCGGGATTTTCTACGGCTTGCGGCGTTTTCTCCGAACCCCGAAAGGCAAGGACCTGTACGATCGTCTTGTCTTGAAGCTGCCGATTTTCGGAAAACTGTTTCGGATGGTTGAGATCTCACGTTTCACGCGAACCCTGGCGACTCTTATGAGCAGTGGGGTAAATCTTCTGAATGGACTGGATATTGTGAAAAAAATTGTGCAAAATACGCTCCTTGTTCAAGCGATCGAGGAGACGCGGATTGCGGTCAGAGAGGGGGAACCGGTGGCAGAACCTCTGCGTCGAAGTGGTCAATTCCCCCCCATCGTGATTCACATGATCGCTGTTGGAGAAAAAACAGGGGAGCTTGAGGCGATGCTGAACCGCATCGCTCAAAATTTTGATCAACAGATTGATAATTTGGTCGGGACACTCACGACACTGCTGGAGCCTCTGATGATCCTGATTATGGGAGGAGCGGTGTCGTTTATTGTGATGTCGATATTGTTGCCGATTTTGCAATTGAATCAATTGGGAGCTTGA